A single Capra hircus breed San Clemente chromosome 13, ASM170441v1, whole genome shotgun sequence DNA region contains:
- the FOXA2 gene encoding hepatocyte nuclear factor 3-beta isoform X2: MLGAVKMEGHEPSDWSSYYTEPEGYSSVSNMNAGLGMNGMNTYMSMSAAAMGSGSGNMSAGSMNMSSYVGAGMSPSLAGMSPGAGAMAGMSGSAGAAGVAGMGPHLSPSLSPLGGQAAGAMGGLAPYANMNSMSPMYGQAGLSRARDPKTYRRSYTHAKPPYSYISLITMAIQQSPNKMLTLSEIYQWIMDLFPFYRQNQQRWQNSIRHSLSFNDCFLKVPRSPDKPGKGSFWTLHPDSGNMFENGCYLRRQKRFKCEKQLALKEAAGAAGGGKKAAAAAGAQASQGPLGEAAAGPAPETPAGTESPHSSASPCQEHKRGGLGELKGTPASALSPPEPAPSPGQQQQQAAAHLLGPPHHPGLPPEAHLKPEHHYAFNHPFSINNLMSSEQQHHHSHHHHQPHKMDLKAYEQVMHYPGYGSPMPGSLAMGPVTNKAGLDASPLASDTSYYQGVYSRPIMNSS, from the coding sequence GGCTACTCCTCGGTGAGCAACATGAACGCCGGCCTGGGGATGAACGGCATGAACACGTACATGAGCATGTCGGCGGCCGCCATGGGCAGCGGCTCGGGCAACATGAGCGCCGGCTCCATGAACATGTCGTCGTACGTGGGCGCGGGCATGAGCCCGTCCCTGGCGGGCATGTCCCCCGGGGCGGGCGCCATGGCCGGGATGAGCGGCTCGGCCGGGGCGGCCGGCGTGGCGGGCATGGGGCCGCACCTGAGCCCGAGCCTGAGCCCGCTAGGGGGGCAGGCGGCTGGGGCCATGGGCGGCCTGGCGCCCTACGCGAACATGAACTCCATGAGCCCCATGTACGGGCAGGCGGGCCTGAGCCGCGCGCGCGACCCCAAGACGTACCGGCGCAGCTACACGCACGCCAAGCCGCCCTACTCATACATCTCGCTCATCACCATGGCCATCCAGCAGAGCCCCAACAAGATGCTGACGCTGAGCGAGATCTACCAGTGGATCATGGACCTCTTCCCCTTCTACCGGCAGAACCAGCAGCGCTGGCAGAACTCCATCCGCCACTCGCTGTCCTTCAACGACTGCTTCCTCAAGGTGCCCCGCTCGCCCGACAAGCCCGGCAAGGGCTCCTTCTGGACCCTGCACCCCGACTCGGGCAACATGTTCGAGAACGGCTGCTACCTGCGCCGCCAGAAGCGCTTCAAGTGCGAGAAGCAGCTGGCCCTGAAGGAGGCCGCGGGCGCCGCGGGCGGCGGCAAGaaggcggccgccgccgccggggcCCAGGCCTCGCAGGGTCCGCTTGGAGAGGCGGCCGCCGGGCCGGCTCCCGAGACTCCGGCGGGCACCGAGTCGCCCCACTCAAGCGCCTCCCCGTGCCAAGAGCACAAGCGAGGGGGCCTCGGGGAGCTGAAGGGGACGCCGGCCTCGGCGCTGAGCCCCCCGGAGCCGGCGCCCTCGcccgggcagcagcagcagcaggccgcGGCCCACCTGCTGGGCCCTCCGCATCACCCGGGCCTGCCGCCCGAGGCCCACCTGAAGCCGGAGCACCACTACGCCTTCAACCACCCCTTCTCCATCAACAACCTCATGTCGTCAGAGCAGCAGCACCATCacagccatcaccaccaccagccccACAAAATGGACCTCAAGGCCTACGAACAGGTGATGCACTACCCCGGCTACGGGTCCCCCATGCCGGGAAGCCTGGCCATGGGCCCGGTCACGAACAAAGCGGGCCTGGATGCctcgcccctggcctcagacaccTCCTACTACCAGGGCGTGTACTCCCGGCCCATTATGAACTCCTCGTAA
- the FOXA2 gene encoding hepatocyte nuclear factor 3-beta isoform X3, producing the protein MNAGLGMNGMNTYMSMSAAAMGSGSGNMSAGSMNMSSYVGAGMSPSLAGMSPGAGAMAGMSGSAGAAGVAGMGPHLSPSLSPLGGQAAGAMGGLAPYANMNSMSPMYGQAGLSRARDPKTYRRSYTHAKPPYSYISLITMAIQQSPNKMLTLSEIYQWIMDLFPFYRQNQQRWQNSIRHSLSFNDCFLKVPRSPDKPGKGSFWTLHPDSGNMFENGCYLRRQKRFKCEKQLALKEAAGAAGGGKKAAAAAGAQASQGPLGEAAAGPAPETPAGTESPHSSASPCQEHKRGGLGELKGTPASALSPPEPAPSPGQQQQQAAAHLLGPPHHPGLPPEAHLKPEHHYAFNHPFSINNLMSSEQQHHHSHHHHQPHKMDLKAYEQVMHYPGYGSPMPGSLAMGPVTNKAGLDASPLASDTSYYQGVYSRPIMNSS; encoded by the coding sequence ATGAACGCCGGCCTGGGGATGAACGGCATGAACACGTACATGAGCATGTCGGCGGCCGCCATGGGCAGCGGCTCGGGCAACATGAGCGCCGGCTCCATGAACATGTCGTCGTACGTGGGCGCGGGCATGAGCCCGTCCCTGGCGGGCATGTCCCCCGGGGCGGGCGCCATGGCCGGGATGAGCGGCTCGGCCGGGGCGGCCGGCGTGGCGGGCATGGGGCCGCACCTGAGCCCGAGCCTGAGCCCGCTAGGGGGGCAGGCGGCTGGGGCCATGGGCGGCCTGGCGCCCTACGCGAACATGAACTCCATGAGCCCCATGTACGGGCAGGCGGGCCTGAGCCGCGCGCGCGACCCCAAGACGTACCGGCGCAGCTACACGCACGCCAAGCCGCCCTACTCATACATCTCGCTCATCACCATGGCCATCCAGCAGAGCCCCAACAAGATGCTGACGCTGAGCGAGATCTACCAGTGGATCATGGACCTCTTCCCCTTCTACCGGCAGAACCAGCAGCGCTGGCAGAACTCCATCCGCCACTCGCTGTCCTTCAACGACTGCTTCCTCAAGGTGCCCCGCTCGCCCGACAAGCCCGGCAAGGGCTCCTTCTGGACCCTGCACCCCGACTCGGGCAACATGTTCGAGAACGGCTGCTACCTGCGCCGCCAGAAGCGCTTCAAGTGCGAGAAGCAGCTGGCCCTGAAGGAGGCCGCGGGCGCCGCGGGCGGCGGCAAGaaggcggccgccgccgccggggcCCAGGCCTCGCAGGGTCCGCTTGGAGAGGCGGCCGCCGGGCCGGCTCCCGAGACTCCGGCGGGCACCGAGTCGCCCCACTCAAGCGCCTCCCCGTGCCAAGAGCACAAGCGAGGGGGCCTCGGGGAGCTGAAGGGGACGCCGGCCTCGGCGCTGAGCCCCCCGGAGCCGGCGCCCTCGcccgggcagcagcagcagcaggccgcGGCCCACCTGCTGGGCCCTCCGCATCACCCGGGCCTGCCGCCCGAGGCCCACCTGAAGCCGGAGCACCACTACGCCTTCAACCACCCCTTCTCCATCAACAACCTCATGTCGTCAGAGCAGCAGCACCATCacagccatcaccaccaccagccccACAAAATGGACCTCAAGGCCTACGAACAGGTGATGCACTACCCCGGCTACGGGTCCCCCATGCCGGGAAGCCTGGCCATGGGCCCGGTCACGAACAAAGCGGGCCTGGATGCctcgcccctggcctcagacaccTCCTACTACCAGGGCGTGTACTCCCGGCCCATTATGAACTCCTCGTAA
- the FOXA2 gene encoding hepatocyte nuclear factor 3-beta isoform X1 — protein MHSASSMLGAVKMEGHEPSDWSSYYTEPEGYSSVSNMNAGLGMNGMNTYMSMSAAAMGSGSGNMSAGSMNMSSYVGAGMSPSLAGMSPGAGAMAGMSGSAGAAGVAGMGPHLSPSLSPLGGQAAGAMGGLAPYANMNSMSPMYGQAGLSRARDPKTYRRSYTHAKPPYSYISLITMAIQQSPNKMLTLSEIYQWIMDLFPFYRQNQQRWQNSIRHSLSFNDCFLKVPRSPDKPGKGSFWTLHPDSGNMFENGCYLRRQKRFKCEKQLALKEAAGAAGGGKKAAAAAGAQASQGPLGEAAAGPAPETPAGTESPHSSASPCQEHKRGGLGELKGTPASALSPPEPAPSPGQQQQQAAAHLLGPPHHPGLPPEAHLKPEHHYAFNHPFSINNLMSSEQQHHHSHHHHQPHKMDLKAYEQVMHYPGYGSPMPGSLAMGPVTNKAGLDASPLASDTSYYQGVYSRPIMNSS, from the coding sequence GGCTACTCCTCGGTGAGCAACATGAACGCCGGCCTGGGGATGAACGGCATGAACACGTACATGAGCATGTCGGCGGCCGCCATGGGCAGCGGCTCGGGCAACATGAGCGCCGGCTCCATGAACATGTCGTCGTACGTGGGCGCGGGCATGAGCCCGTCCCTGGCGGGCATGTCCCCCGGGGCGGGCGCCATGGCCGGGATGAGCGGCTCGGCCGGGGCGGCCGGCGTGGCGGGCATGGGGCCGCACCTGAGCCCGAGCCTGAGCCCGCTAGGGGGGCAGGCGGCTGGGGCCATGGGCGGCCTGGCGCCCTACGCGAACATGAACTCCATGAGCCCCATGTACGGGCAGGCGGGCCTGAGCCGCGCGCGCGACCCCAAGACGTACCGGCGCAGCTACACGCACGCCAAGCCGCCCTACTCATACATCTCGCTCATCACCATGGCCATCCAGCAGAGCCCCAACAAGATGCTGACGCTGAGCGAGATCTACCAGTGGATCATGGACCTCTTCCCCTTCTACCGGCAGAACCAGCAGCGCTGGCAGAACTCCATCCGCCACTCGCTGTCCTTCAACGACTGCTTCCTCAAGGTGCCCCGCTCGCCCGACAAGCCCGGCAAGGGCTCCTTCTGGACCCTGCACCCCGACTCGGGCAACATGTTCGAGAACGGCTGCTACCTGCGCCGCCAGAAGCGCTTCAAGTGCGAGAAGCAGCTGGCCCTGAAGGAGGCCGCGGGCGCCGCGGGCGGCGGCAAGaaggcggccgccgccgccggggcCCAGGCCTCGCAGGGTCCGCTTGGAGAGGCGGCCGCCGGGCCGGCTCCCGAGACTCCGGCGGGCACCGAGTCGCCCCACTCAAGCGCCTCCCCGTGCCAAGAGCACAAGCGAGGGGGCCTCGGGGAGCTGAAGGGGACGCCGGCCTCGGCGCTGAGCCCCCCGGAGCCGGCGCCCTCGcccgggcagcagcagcagcaggccgcGGCCCACCTGCTGGGCCCTCCGCATCACCCGGGCCTGCCGCCCGAGGCCCACCTGAAGCCGGAGCACCACTACGCCTTCAACCACCCCTTCTCCATCAACAACCTCATGTCGTCAGAGCAGCAGCACCATCacagccatcaccaccaccagccccACAAAATGGACCTCAAGGCCTACGAACAGGTGATGCACTACCCCGGCTACGGGTCCCCCATGCCGGGAAGCCTGGCCATGGGCCCGGTCACGAACAAAGCGGGCCTGGATGCctcgcccctggcctcagacaccTCCTACTACCAGGGCGTGTACTCCCGGCCCATTATGAACTCCTCGTAA